From Spirochaetota bacterium, the proteins below share one genomic window:
- a CDS encoding Na+/H+ antiporter NhaC family protein yields MLFKSIIFSFILTPSFSWGSSPEENAITFGLLTLIPPVLSILLAFITKNVYSSLLCGIWAGALLLSKSEGFFTTVYNSFEKMIVIIITVLSDSWSATIIAQLITISGMIAIISKNGGSFAIASTIAKKAKTARSAQIFTCFTALFIFFDDYANCLITGPVMKTITDKLKVSREKLSFLVDSTAAPIAGIALISTWIGYELGVLRDAYIIAGVTDPNTYQIFIQTLPYRFYNFFILGFLFIIAFLNKDFGPMLHAEQRARQKGIMVNSSPSESIDDFLIPDPKIVYKMSNALIPLSVLILGTFFGIWYDGYRELVSNNTDFSTLHGYDYMLAILGSTDVIVVILKASILASIVAIMVSTINKSLSLFEAIKIWIIGAQNLTSTVIILILAWSISAIIKEIGTSAYIITILQNNIPVVIIPTITFILASIIAFSTGTSYGTMGILMPLAIPLVATLSGDANSTLTTITAGTVLTGAIVGDHCSPISDTTILSAGGAGCPLIDHVNTQLPYTIFVASISIVCGYLFIALGLPIIVSYVVGFISMITIVFFIGKHPDTEPIKE; encoded by the coding sequence ATGTTATTTAAAAGTATTATTTTCTCTTTTATTTTAACGCCATCTTTTTCTTGGGGATCGTCTCCTGAAGAAAATGCAATAACTTTTGGATTATTAACACTTATTCCTCCTGTTTTATCTATTCTATTAGCATTTATTACCAAAAATGTTTATTCGTCTCTATTATGTGGTATTTGGGCTGGAGCATTGTTATTATCTAAATCTGAAGGATTTTTTACCACTGTATACAATAGTTTTGAAAAAATGATAGTTATTATTATTACAGTTCTAAGCGATAGCTGGAGTGCTACTATTATTGCACAGCTTATTACTATCAGTGGAATGATAGCTATTATTAGTAAAAATGGTGGTTCTTTTGCAATAGCATCAACAATAGCAAAAAAAGCAAAAACAGCTCGTTCAGCACAGATATTTACTTGTTTTACCGCTCTTTTTATTTTCTTTGACGATTATGCTAATTGTTTAATTACTGGTCCTGTTATGAAAACTATTACCGACAAATTAAAAGTATCTCGTGAAAAATTATCTTTTTTAGTTGATTCAACAGCAGCACCTATTGCTGGTATTGCACTAATTTCTACATGGATAGGCTATGAATTAGGAGTGTTGAGAGATGCTTATATCATTGCAGGAGTTACAGATCCTAATACTTATCAAATTTTCATACAGACACTCCCTTATCGTTTTTATAATTTCTTTATACTTGGCTTTTTATTCATTATAGCTTTTCTTAACAAAGATTTTGGACCTATGCTCCATGCTGAACAGCGAGCCAGACAAAAAGGGATCATGGTCAACTCATCACCTTCAGAATCAATAGATGATTTTTTAATACCAGATCCTAAAATAGTATACAAAATGTCTAATGCTTTAATTCCATTAAGTGTTTTAATTTTAGGAACATTTTTTGGGATTTGGTATGATGGTTATAGAGAATTAGTATCAAATAATACAGATTTTTCTACTCTTCATGGATATGACTATATGTTAGCTATTTTAGGATCTACAGATGTAATTGTTGTCATTCTAAAAGCATCTATTTTGGCTAGTATTGTAGCAATTATGGTATCAACTATAAACAAATCTCTAAGCTTATTCGAGGCTATTAAGATTTGGATTATAGGTGCTCAAAATCTTACAAGTACCGTAATTATATTAATATTAGCTTGGTCTATTTCGGCTATTATTAAAGAAATTGGTACTAGTGCTTATATCATTACTATTTTACAAAATAATATTCCTGTAGTTATTATCCCAACGATAACTTTTATCTTGGCAAGTATAATCGCATTTTCTACAGGAACATCCTATGGTACTATGGGAATTTTAATGCCTTTAGCTATTCCTTTAGTTGCCACACTTAGTGGTGATGCAAATAGCACACTAACTACTATTACAGCAGGGACTGTGCTAACAGGAGCTATTGTTGGTGATCATTGTTCTCCAATTTCTGATACGACTATACTATCAGCTGGTGGTGCAGGATGCCCTCTCATTGATCATGTGAATACTCAATTACCTTACACTATTTTTGTAGCATCCATATCTATTGTCTGTGGTTATTTATTTATAGCATTGGGCTTACCTATTATTGTAAGCTATGTTGTAGGTTTTATTTCTATGATAACTATTGTGTTTTTCATTGGAAAACATCCTGATACAGAACCAATCAAAGAATAA
- the ispD gene encoding 2-C-methyl-D-erythritol 4-phosphate cytidylyltransferase, which yields MKHVAIIVASGSGSRYHSTIPKQFTHINNKMVLEYTIEKFMNIVDEIIIMVHQDYQKSMVQYFSHLSNIQVCIGGKSRQESVLNGLKYLQKHTPDIVTIHDSVRPLVSQSMILDSLATAQKYNSAIPIIPIVDSLWQKNETHTLSTSCDRNLFVCSQTPQAFNYKQILQAHMHAKDILSQFSDCAGVYTNLFHNVHTYEGNKNNIKLTTTDDLAFIKFSLH from the coding sequence ATGAAACATGTCGCTATTATTGTAGCAAGTGGATCTGGTTCTCGATATCATAGTACTATCCCCAAACAATTTACTCATATTAATAATAAAATGGTACTAGAATATACCATCGAAAAATTTATGAATATTGTAGATGAAATTATTATAATGGTACATCAAGATTATCAAAAATCTATGGTGCAATATTTTTCGCATCTATCCAATATACAAGTATGTATTGGTGGTAAATCACGACAAGAGAGTGTTCTTAATGGTCTCAAATATCTACAAAAACATACTCCAGATATTGTTACTATTCATGACAGCGTTAGGCCTTTAGTATCCCAAAGCATGATTTTGGATTCTTTGGCTACTGCCCAAAAATATAATTCAGCTATTCCTATTATCCCCATTGTAGATTCTTTATGGCAAAAAAATGAGACTCATACTCTTTCTACATCTTGTGATAGAAATTTATTTGTCTGTTCTCAAACACCTCAAGCTTTTAATTACAAACAAATCCTCCAAGCACACATGCATGCCAAAGATATTCTTTCACAATTTAGTGATTGTGCTGGTGTATATACAAATTTATTTCATAATGTACATACTTACGAAGGCAATAAAAACAACATCAAATTAACTACTACGGATGATCTAGCTTTTATTAAGTTTTCACTACATTAA
- a CDS encoding glycogen synthase has protein sequence MYIQKKYKVLFASSEAVPFAKVGGLADVVGALSKALNQKKQDVRIIIPKYRSVTEYMKKYHIKAENIYKVDIEFNDTVYPFTIEEVSYQENKFIFIDIPEFFDRDNPYIDTTTGKDYNDNLKRYVIFNRAVLEACKVISWIPNIIHCHDWHMGLIPLFKKALPEYSTVFHQTKTVFTIHNLSYQGVFSVDQYPSLGIDWKYFHINGIEYFRHINLMKSGIVFSNAVNTVSKKYAEEIKTDGKGSGLEGIIREKTKNGIFYGIMNGVDYTEWDPSVDCILKKKYSLLYNADHLDRKAEIKKRFTKENGIKINKKTPLIGIITRLYDQKGMDIFLECIEKLLQDNIAFTILGTGKKEYEDKLTALSLKYSSLMDVMIGFDVDRSHEIEAASDILLMPSRFEPSGLNQLYSLRYGTVPIVRKTGGLADSVTDGKTGFVFEEYHPEALLKTVFKAINIWRNNKPLWEKIVKTGIKEDWSWKRSAKGYLDMYNEVSSVPS, from the coding sequence ATGTACATACAAAAAAAATATAAAGTTCTATTCGCTAGTAGTGAAGCTGTTCCTTTTGCAAAAGTCGGAGGATTGGCTGATGTTGTTGGTGCCCTTAGTAAAGCTTTAAATCAAAAGAAACAAGATGTTCGTATTATTATTCCAAAATATCGTTCTGTTACAGAATATATGAAAAAATATCATATCAAAGCAGAAAATATTTATAAAGTAGATATTGAATTTAATGATACAGTATATCCTTTTACTATAGAAGAAGTCTCTTATCAAGAAAATAAATTTATTTTTATTGATATTCCTGAATTTTTTGACAGAGATAATCCCTATATAGATACAACTACGGGTAAAGATTACAACGATAATCTCAAGCGTTATGTGATTTTTAATAGGGCTGTTCTTGAAGCGTGTAAAGTTATTTCTTGGATACCAAATATTATTCATTGTCATGATTGGCACATGGGTTTAATTCCTTTATTCAAAAAAGCACTGCCTGAATACAGCACTGTATTTCATCAAACAAAAACTGTGTTTACTATACACAATTTATCTTATCAAGGTGTTTTTTCTGTCGATCAATACCCAAGTCTAGGTATTGATTGGAAATATTTTCATATTAATGGAATCGAATATTTCAGACATATTAATTTAATGAAAAGTGGTATTGTCTTTTCTAACGCTGTAAATACCGTTAGTAAAAAATACGCAGAAGAAATCAAAACAGACGGTAAAGGATCTGGATTAGAAGGTATCATTAGAGAAAAAACAAAAAATGGTATTTTTTATGGTATTATGAATGGTGTTGATTATACAGAATGGGATCCATCGGTAGATTGTATTTTAAAAAAAAAATATTCTCTCCTATACAATGCCGATCACCTCGATAGAAAAGCTGAAATAAAAAAAAGATTTACCAAAGAAAATGGTATAAAAATTAATAAAAAAACTCCTCTCATTGGTATTATTACAAGACTATATGACCAAAAAGGAATGGATATTTTTTTAGAATGTATAGAAAAATTATTACAAGATAATATAGCTTTTACAATTCTAGGAACAGGTAAAAAAGAATATGAAGACAAATTAACCGCTTTATCATTGAAGTACTCTTCTCTCATGGATGTTATGATAGGATTTGATGTAGATCGTTCCCATGAAATCGAAGCAGCATCTGATATTCTTTTAATGCCTTCTCGATTTGAACCATCTGGACTTAATCAATTATATAGTCTTCGTTACGGAACAGTACCTATTGTTAGAAAAACAGGGGGGTTAGCTGATTCAGTTACCGATGGAAAAACAGGTTTTGTTTTTGAAGAGTATCACCCCGAAGCTTTATTAAAAACGGTTTTCAAAGCTATTAATATCTGGAGAAATAACAAACCTCTATGGGAAAAAATTGTCAAAACAGGTATCAAAGAAGATTGGTCTTGGAAAAGATCCGCCAAAGGATATTTAGACATGTATAATGAAGTTTCATCTGTACCTAGTTGA
- a CDS encoding FtsQ-type POTRA domain-containing protein — MNKKISALLIVIISILSVIVHQSIYDILNIFTDSFSIKKIDITGATYSHNDNFDQIITENTNIIQGNLPKLNIIELKNQLEQLELIKTVDISRDLPHTLKIKVIERTPIAIVKTKNSSYKVDNSGFILLSITNILPFVLPVINVDFGIALNNNQIVDEHLVKTLSTLNSTNINLIDKISIDKNRETYFTLKNITPQFYIEKLILTENFLLKAQRIGKTINSTNIQKIPKIIDIYSNKDTSIGFF, encoded by the coding sequence TTGAACAAAAAAATATCAGCCTTGTTAATTGTTATTATATCCATTCTTAGTGTTATTGTTCATCAATCAATCTATGATATTTTAAATATCTTTACAGATAGTTTTTCTATTAAAAAAATTGATATCACAGGTGCTACTTATTCTCATAATGATAATTTTGATCAAATTATTACTGAAAATACTAATATCATACAGGGTAATCTTCCAAAATTAAATATAATAGAACTAAAAAATCAATTAGAACAATTAGAATTGATTAAAACAGTAGATATTAGCAGAGACTTGCCTCATACTCTTAAAATAAAAGTAATAGAACGAACTCCTATTGCTATCGTAAAGACAAAAAATTCATCTTATAAAGTAGATAACAGTGGTTTTATTTTATTATCTATTACAAATATTTTACCTTTTGTCTTGCCTGTTATTAATGTTGATTTTGGAATTGCCTTAAACAATAATCAAATTGTTGATGAACATCTTGTAAAAACATTATCAACATTAAATAGTACTAATATAAATTTGATTGATAAAATAAGCATTGATAAAAATCGAGAAACATATTTTACTTTAAAAAATATAACACCACAATTCTACATTGAAAAATTAATACTTACAGAAAATTTTCTTCTCAAAGCTCAGCGTATAGGTAAAACAATTAATAGTACTAATATACAAAAAATACCAAAAATTATTGATATATATAGTAACAAAGATACATCAATAGGATTTTTCTAA
- the ruvC gene encoding crossover junction endodeoxyribonuclease RuvC: MIICGIDPGYDRAGYGFVKIVENRCEVLAYGLVSTKKNKSFCERIFELGMDFEQLFDTYKPDHIFIEKLFMGRNTSTVLQVAEVRGVLRYLAQKKNTPLSELAPTSIKKTVSGYGAADKQQMIRAITLLLKLPEAPHPDDVADALSIAFCGYIKLS; this comes from the coding sequence ATGATTATTTGTGGTATAGATCCAGGATATGATAGAGCTGGATATGGATTTGTAAAAATAGTTGAAAATAGATGCGAAGTGTTAGCTTATGGATTGGTATCTACAAAAAAAAATAAATCATTTTGTGAAAGAATATTTGAATTAGGGATGGATTTTGAACAATTATTTGATACTTATAAACCAGATCATATTTTCATAGAAAAACTATTTATGGGGCGTAACACTTCTACAGTTTTACAAGTTGCTGAAGTCAGAGGCGTACTTCGTTATCTTGCTCAAAAAAAAAACACTCCTCTCTCTGAACTGGCTCCAACAAGTATCAAAAAAACAGTTTCTGGATATGGTGCAGCAGACAAACAACAAATGATTAGAGCTATTACTCTCCTTTTGAAATTACCTGAAGCACCGCACCCTGATGATGTGGCAGATGCATTATCTATTGCGTTTTGTGGTTATATAAAATTATCATAA
- a CDS encoding preprotein translocase subunit SecG, which translates to MIIFLLTIFIISIVLLIPTILLQTNGANNGMLSSNITAGAFGARSNEVLVKFTSYCVAAFILSALLLSIHFIRINTDFVETDVPAQSEMTETTANQITEEEASALPIKE; encoded by the coding sequence ATGATTATTTTTTTACTAACTATTTTTATTATTTCTATTGTACTATTAATTCCTACAATATTATTACAAACTAATGGAGCTAATAATGGAATGTTATCCTCTAATATTACAGCAGGAGCATTTGGTGCTCGTTCTAATGAAGTGTTAGTAAAATTCACTAGTTATTGTGTTGCTGCTTTTATTCTTTCAGCTCTGTTATTATCTATCCACTTCATTCGTATAAATACTGATTTTGTTGAAACAGATGTTCCTGCTCAAAGTGAAATGACTGAAACAACAGCTAATCAAATCACAGAAGAAGAAGCTAGTGCTCTTCCTATAAAAGAATAA
- the ftsZ gene encoding cell division protein FtsZ — MSYFEELWSAGKDENEAFSQNSQTEPNIFSIFDSEQLESNNNSLEIPSVPIQEEVFFTPQNIVNTPPSNTPLHANLELENITVGGNLKVLGVGGAGCNAINRMIEDNVAGVEFIAINTDVQVLKKSLAQKCIPIGSKITKGLGAGAKPEIGEKAAIESSEEIRNNLKNTDMVFITAGMGGGTGTGAAPIIAQIAKESGSLVVAVVTLPFSFEGSKRQKAAIEGIDKLKNHVDTMLVISNSRIFEIVEKNTSVKDAFKKIDEVLKQAVQGISGIISDTAIINVDFNDIKTILANRGEAIMGIGQAKGDGRALKAAQEALANPLIENNTFKQSGAMVAKIIGGSDFDMKEFHEAAEAISKFCRPDAEIIIGLDFDENLRDQVRIIIIATDLIRENPNKNSIPIQSQQTQQTHNAFNTIEDLQNMHSLENQHQQDLSEKNYIDFDEDWGIKSTPTPKSFSQQQTPIQQAQQNTFGERRSIDFSLRKEDTQVYNEFDPSEARRSVSGVPSMVSDLDTPAFLRRRKKIHSDSNY, encoded by the coding sequence ATGTCTTACTTTGAAGAATTGTGGAGTGCAGGTAAAGATGAAAACGAAGCTTTTTCACAAAATTCACAAACTGAACCAAATATTTTTTCTATTTTTGATTCAGAGCAACTCGAATCTAATAATAATTCCCTTGAAATCCCTTCTGTTCCTATACAGGAAGAAGTTTTTTTTACCCCTCAAAATATCGTGAATACCCCTCCCTCTAACACACCATTACATGCCAATCTTGAGCTAGAAAATATTACTGTAGGCGGTAATCTAAAAGTTCTCGGTGTTGGTGGAGCTGGTTGTAATGCTATTAATAGAATGATAGAAGATAATGTAGCTGGTGTAGAATTTATTGCAATTAATACAGATGTACAAGTACTAAAAAAATCATTAGCACAAAAATGTATTCCTATAGGATCTAAAATCACTAAAGGATTAGGAGCTGGTGCTAAGCCTGAAATTGGTGAAAAGGCAGCTATTGAAAGTTCTGAAGAAATTAGAAATAATCTTAAAAATACAGACATGGTATTCATTACTGCTGGTATGGGTGGTGGTACAGGTACAGGAGCAGCTCCTATAATTGCTCAAATAGCAAAAGAATCTGGATCTCTTGTTGTTGCCGTTGTAACATTACCATTCTCTTTTGAAGGCTCAAAAAGACAGAAAGCTGCTATTGAAGGAATAGATAAATTAAAAAATCATGTAGATACAATGCTTGTTATTTCAAATTCACGAATTTTTGAAATTGTTGAAAAAAATACTTCTGTAAAAGATGCTTTCAAAAAAATTGATGAAGTATTAAAACAAGCTGTTCAGGGCATCTCTGGTATTATTAGTGACACTGCTATTATTAATGTAGACTTTAACGATATAAAAACTATCCTTGCAAATCGTGGTGAAGCAATTATGGGTATTGGTCAAGCAAAAGGAGATGGTCGTGCGTTGAAAGCTGCTCAAGAAGCTCTTGCAAATCCTCTAATCGAAAATAATACTTTCAAACAATCAGGAGCTATGGTTGCTAAAATCATTGGTGGGTCTGATTTTGATATGAAAGAATTTCATGAAGCAGCAGAAGCTATTTCGAAATTTTGTAGACCTGACGCTGAAATCATTATTGGCTTAGATTTTGATGAAAATTTGAGAGATCAAGTGCGTATCATTATTATAGCAACTGATCTAATAAGAGAAAATCCTAATAAAAATTCTATACCTATACAATCTCAACAGACTCAACAAACTCATAATGCGTTTAATACTATAGAAGATTTACAAAATATGCATTCTCTTGAGAACCAACATCAACAAGATTTAAGTGAAAAAAATTATATTGATTTTGATGAAGATTGGGGTATAAAATCAACACCTACTCCAAAAAGTTTTTCACAACAACAAACACCTATTCAGCAAGCTCAACAGAATACTTTTGGAGAAAGAAGAAGTATTGACTTTTCTTTGAGAAAAGAAGATACACAAGTGTATAATGAATTTGATCCTAGTGAAGCTAGGCGTTCTGTAAGTGGTGTTCCCTCTATGGTTTCTGACTTAGACACTCCTGCATTCTTAAGACGAAGAAAAAAAATTCACAGTGACTCAAATTATTAA
- a CDS encoding trypsin-like peptidase domain-containing protein produces MFYKKFKNIIIMTITIISIISGISIIQAQKQSLSISISNKNIEDLPELSSVQNLQTVLRAIAKNITPGVVSIEIDGSKNVPASISSDPFFQYFFGNREELRRQYNSVGSGFIITPDGYLFSNWHVVKDASSIKITLADNRSFDAKLIGADTELDIALLKIEGKDLPVVPLGNADETQVGDLVVAIGNPFGLSSTFTFGTVSGLGREGVLPGLQRFLQSDVAVNPGNSGGPLLNIRGQAIGINTAIRSQSGGYEGISFAIPINIARSIAEQLFSSGTIERGFLGIVPQELDSITRKSLNLENAEGILVSSLESRGPAYESGIKQGDIITKVDKTTISTPSHLTEIIATKKPKSSVEIEVLRNGQRTNLIVTLGMRPSALVRGRAEEGAEDPGNPSSSVIFKDITFSSPSDNDLKRSGATEGVVVSKVNPNSPLAFIVSKGDIIAAINNYPTPNIDEFREVTQNLANSRRFAFAIYKNGYLVYRSIEF; encoded by the coding sequence ATGTTTTATAAAAAATTTAAAAATATAATAATAATGACTATTACTATTATATCTATTATTTCTGGAATATCTATAATACAAGCTCAGAAACAATCATTATCTATTTCTATAAGTAATAAAAATATAGAAGATTTACCAGAATTATCAAGTGTACAAAATTTACAGACTGTTCTTAGAGCTATTGCAAAAAATATAACTCCAGGAGTTGTTAGTATTGAAATAGATGGATCAAAAAATGTTCCAGCGTCTATTTCCTCAGATCCTTTTTTTCAATATTTTTTTGGAAATAGAGAAGAATTACGCCGTCAATATAATTCCGTAGGTTCTGGTTTTATTATTACTCCAGATGGATATTTATTTTCTAATTGGCATGTTGTCAAAGATGCGTCAAGTATAAAAATAACATTAGCAGATAATCGATCATTTGATGCCAAATTAATTGGTGCTGATACTGAATTAGATATAGCTCTTCTCAAAATCGAAGGTAAAGATTTACCTGTTGTTCCGTTAGGCAATGCTGACGAAACACAAGTTGGTGATCTAGTTGTAGCTATTGGAAATCCTTTTGGATTATCAAGCACTTTTACTTTTGGTACTGTTAGTGGTTTGGGAAGAGAGGGGGTTTTACCAGGATTACAACGCTTTCTACAATCTGATGTAGCTGTCAATCCAGGAAATTCAGGTGGACCTTTACTAAATATCAGAGGTCAAGCAATTGGTATCAACACAGCAATTCGTTCTCAAAGTGGCGGATATGAAGGAATTAGTTTTGCTATTCCTATTAATATTGCGCGAAGTATTGCAGAACAATTGTTTTCTTCAGGAACAATAGAAAGAGGTTTTTTAGGAATTGTTCCTCAAGAGTTAGATTCAATTACACGGAAATCTCTTAATCTTGAGAATGCCGAAGGTATCTTAGTTTCTTCATTAGAAAGTAGAGGTCCTGCTTACGAATCTGGAATAAAACAAGGTGATATTATTACTAAAGTTGATAAAACTACTATTTCAACACCTTCTCATTTAACAGAAATAATAGCTACTAAAAAACCGAAATCAAGCGTAGAGATAGAAGTTTTACGGAATGGACAAAGAACTAATCTTATAGTCACTCTTGGAATGAGACCTTCAGCCTTGGTAAGAGGTAGAGCAGAAGAAGGTGCTGAAGATCCTGGAAATCCATCCTCTAGTGTTATTTTTAAAGATATTACATTTTCTAGCCCATCCGATAATGATCTTAAAAGAAGTGGTGCAACAGAGGGAGTTGTTGTTTCTAAAGTAAATCCAAATAGTCCTCTTGCATTTATTGTATCTAAAGGTGATATCATTGCAGCAATAAATAATTATCCAACACCAAATATAGATGAATTTAGAGAAGTAACCCAAAATCTTGCTAATTCTCGTCGTTTTGCTTTTGCTATTTATAAAAATGGATATTTAGTATATCGTAGTATAGAATTTTAA
- a CDS encoding D-alanine--D-alanine ligase yields the protein MHLNKVLVLAGGSSVEKEISKQSGINLYQALSEAGFDTTIIDPTQDDFSFDFLKKYDVIYPILHGNKGEDGCIQGVLETLNIPYVGCDVLSSAITMNKSITKKIFQSLDIPCAKGFTTTSNIQDNLTKIEAINYPVFIKPVSEGSSIGSLILHNKEEAQDLLPKHLQQFPNSLVEELLIGREMTVGIIKQNNQIQILPILELKPKAEFYNFETKYTAGMTDFVMPAPMDQETLNLIHFHVTTIFKEFNLRDCIRVDLMLTDKGPIYLEINTAPGMTQTSDIPLMLTAADINIKDFVTQMIKNAQERNFS from the coding sequence ATGCACTTAAATAAAGTTCTTGTTTTAGCTGGTGGTTCTTCTGTAGAAAAAGAAATTTCAAAACAATCCGGAATCAATTTGTATCAAGCTCTCTCTGAAGCTGGTTTTGATACAACTATAATAGATCCTACGCAAGATGACTTTTCTTTTGATTTTCTCAAAAAATATGATGTTATCTATCCTATTTTACATGGTAATAAAGGTGAAGATGGATGTATTCAAGGAGTTTTAGAAACTCTCAATATTCCTTATGTTGGTTGTGATGTGCTTTCTAGTGCTATTACCATGAACAAATCCATTACCAAAAAAATATTTCAATCCTTAGATATTCCTTGTGCTAAAGGTTTTACCACTACTTCTAATATACAAGACAATTTAACAAAAATAGAAGCTATTAATTATCCTGTCTTTATCAAACCTGTAAGTGAAGGTTCTAGTATTGGCTCTCTAATCCTTCATAACAAAGAAGAAGCACAAGATCTCTTGCCTAAGCATCTACAACAATTCCCAAATTCTCTTGTGGAAGAATTGCTCATAGGTAGAGAAATGACCGTAGGAATTATAAAACAAAACAATCAAATACAAATACTACCTATATTAGAGTTAAAACCTAAAGCTGAATTTTACAATTTTGAGACAAAATATACCGCTGGTATGACTGATTTTGTCATGCCAGCACCTATGGATCAAGAGACTTTAAATCTTATCCACTTTCATGTAACAACAATTTTCAAAGAATTTAATTTAAGAGATTGTATTCGTGTTGATTTGATGCTTACTGATAAAGGACCTATTTATTTAGAAATAAATACAGCTCCTGGCATGACACAAACTAGTGATATACCATTAATGCTAACAGCAGCTGATATTAATATAAAAGATTTCGTTACTCAAATGATTAAAAATGCACAAGAGAGGAACTTTAGTTGA
- the ftsA gene encoding cell division protein FtsA produces MNTNHSSSIIAGLDIGSSKTSVVITRLNNNNKPEILGAASIPSRGIRKGVIVNLEQAALTVTAAIEQAELQAGITIESVILGVSGGHIELTKSKGIIAIPSQKEITSDDVKRVIETATTIIIPPDREIIHVLPQSFSVDDQLGIKDPTGMMGSRLEIHVHIITVAATSVNNLIKSVYKAGFNTADIILKPLAAARALIKEDEKEDGCILIDIGSSTTNYVIFTEGGIKHTGQLSIGGGHITNDISYGMKTTMHIAEQIKCNYGSAIATSIPMQEQLEIPTPNNRTERIESRRLLSEIIQPRLEEILFLVNEQIEKTGFKSHLSAGVILTGGVSCTEYIDELAREIFQLPVRIGMPYQFRGLDEFVKNPSFSTATGLSIYGLQNTPKLDYTSSPDEDKNFQKIVYRIQDWFNEFF; encoded by the coding sequence GTGAATACAAATCATTCTTCTTCTATAATTGCAGGTCTCGATATAGGGTCTAGTAAAACTAGTGTTGTAATTACTAGACTTAATAACAATAACAAGCCAGAAATTTTAGGTGCTGCTAGTATACCTTCTCGTGGTATTAGAAAAGGAGTTATTGTTAATTTGGAACAAGCCGCATTAACAGTAACAGCTGCTATTGAACAAGCAGAATTACAAGCAGGGATAACAATAGAATCTGTAATTTTAGGTGTATCTGGTGGACATATAGAATTAACAAAAAGCAAAGGAATTATTGCTATTCCTTCACAAAAAGAAATTACTAGTGATGATGTTAAAAGAGTAATAGAAACAGCTACTACCATTATAATTCCTCCTGATAGAGAAATTATTCATGTATTACCGCAATCATTTTCTGTAGATGACCAATTAGGTATCAAAGACCCTACGGGAATGATGGGGTCTCGTTTGGAAATTCATGTTCATATTATTACTGTCGCAGCTACTTCTGTAAACAATCTTATCAAAAGTGTCTACAAAGCAGGATTTAATACAGCAGATATCATTCTTAAACCTCTTGCTGCAGCTCGTGCCTTGATAAAAGAAGATGAGAAAGAAGATGGTTGTATCCTAATTGATATTGGATCTAGCACCACTAATTATGTTATTTTTACTGAGGGTGGTATCAAACATACAGGTCAATTATCTATAGGTGGTGGGCATATTACTAATGATATTTCTTATGGAATGAAAACCACCATGCACATAGCAGAACAAATCAAATGCAATTATGGTTCAGCTATAGCAACATCTATTCCTATGCAAGAACAATTAGAAATACCTACTCCAAATAATAGGACAGAAAGAATAGAAAGTCGTCGTCTACTATCCGAAATTATACAACCACGTTTGGAAGAAATATTATTTTTAGTTAATGAACAAATAGAAAAAACAGGATTTAAATCGCATTTATCAGCAGGCGTTATACTTACTGGTGGCGTTTCATGTACTGAATATATAGATGAATTAGCTAGAGAAATTTTTCAATTGCCTGTTAGAATCGGTATGCCTTATCAATTTCGAGGACTAGATGAATTTGTTAAAAATCCTTCTTTTTCTACTGCTACAGGCTTGTCTATCTATGGATTACAAAATACTCCTAAATTAGATTATACTAGTAGCCCTGATGAAGATAAAAATTTTCAAAAAATTGTCTACCGTATACAAGATTGGTTTAATGAGTTCTTTTAA